One part of the Salvelinus fontinalis isolate EN_2023a chromosome 4, ASM2944872v1, whole genome shotgun sequence genome encodes these proteins:
- the LOC129853544 gene encoding early growth response protein 3-like, which produces MTGKLADKLPLTMSSLINTIPDSLYPEEDIPTSMNIFTNTDSINHYSQMNTDNIMDLGMGSDKGNAEIQYGSSFQSSRGGQPVTYLGKFAFDTPPSGGMGGSGWCSDNNIISLVSAGILGVSPSPGTITTQTSSSGASMGGQSSDMEQVYGPPLPAYSTCSELYQDQVSFHHSPATSTTLGYPSNDYHTTSKPSMDGSLFSMIPDYNLFHHQGEVGMMEHKPFQSMDPIRVNPPPITPLETIRAFKDKQIHPGFMGGQQHAPQHHQPPQTLTLKPIRPRKYPNRPSKTPVHERPHACPAENCDRRFSRSDELTRHLRIHTGHKPFQCRICMRSFSRSDHLTTHIRTHTGEKPFSCEFCGRKFARSDERKRHAKVHLKQKDKKPADKGSGAAGSHSSPPSSCGGSGGPSSGNIMTVTTCA; this is translated from the exons ATGACAGGGAAACTGGCGGACAAGCTCCCTCTTACCATGAGCAGTTTAATAAACACGATTCCTGACAGTCTTTACCCAGAAGAGGACATTCCGACGTCTATGAACATTTTCACCAATACGGATTCTATAAACCACTACTCGCAAATGAATACAG ATAATATCATGGATCTGGGGATGGGAAGTGATAAGGGAAATGCAGAGATCCAGTACGGCTCTAGCTTCCAGTCCAGCCGCGGCGGGCAGCCTGTCACCTATTTGGGGAAGTTTGCCTTCGATACTCCTCCGTCGGGTGGAATGGGAGGCTCTGGCTGGTGTTCAGACAACAATATCATTAGTTTAGTAAGTGCTGGGATCTTGGGCGTCTCCCCGTCGCCTGGCACTATCACCACACAGACATCGTCCTCTGGAGCCAGCATGGGCGGCCAGTCCTCAGATATGGAGCAGGTCTATGGTCCGCCACTGCCTGCTTATTCCACCTGCAGCGAGCTGTACCAGGATCAGGTCTCCTTCCACCACAGTCCTGCTACCAGCACTACCCTCGGCTACCCCAGCAATGACTACCACACCACCTCCAAGCCCTCCATGGACGGGAGCCTTTTCTCTATGATCCCAGACTATAACCTCTTCCATCATCAGGGTGAGGTTGGCATGATGGAGCACAAGCCTTTCCAGTCCATGGACCCCATTCGTGTCAACCCCCCACCCATCACACCACTAGAGACCATTCGCGCATTCAAAGACAAGCAGATTCATCCAGGTTTTATGGGCGGGCAGCAGCATGCTCCTCAGCAccaccagccaccacagacactaACACTCAAACCAATCCGACCACGGAAGTACCCAAACCGGCCCAGCAAAACCCCTGTGCATGAGCGGCCACATGCCTGCCCAGCAGAAAACTGTGACAGACGCTTCTCCCGTTCAGATGAACTGACACGCCACCTCCGCATCCACACGGGTCACAAACCCTTCCAGTGCCGCATATGTATGCGCTCCTTCAGCCGAAGCGACCACCTGACTACCCACATCCGCACGCACACGGGCGAGAAGCCCTTCTCCTGTGAATTCTGTGGACGCAAGTTTGCCCGGAGTGATGAGCGCAAGAGACATGCCAAAGTTCACCTCAAGCAGAAGGACAAGAAGCCAGCCGACAAGGGGAGTGGAGCGGCTGGCAGCCACAGCTCACCCCCCAGTTCCTGTGGTGGCAGTGGGGGGCCCAGCAGTGGCAACATCATGACTGTCACTACCTGTGCTTAG